The following coding sequences lie in one Pseudomonas sp. B33.4 genomic window:
- the dnaX gene encoding DNA polymerase III subunit gamma/tau, with the protein MSYQVLARKWRPRSFREMVGQTHVLKALINALDSQRLHHAYLFTGTRGVGKTTIARIIAKCLNCETGITSSPCGECSVCREIDEGRFVDLIEIDAASRTKVEDTRELLDNVQYAPSRGRFKVYLIDEVHMLSSHSFNALLKTLEEPPPYVKFILATTDPQKLPATILSRCLQFSLKNMTPERVVEHLTHVLTAENVPFEDDALWLLGRAADGSMRDAMSLTDQAIAFGEGKVLATDVRAMLGTLDHGQVYDVLHSLIEGDAKALLEAVRHLAEQGPDWNGVLSEILNVLHRVAIAQALPEGVDNGHGDRDRVLALAQALPAEDVQFYYQMGLIGRRDLPLAPDPRGGFEMVLLRMLAFRPADTADAPRQPLKPVGISQATVDSANSVAAASKPAPVVAAAAAPAPAPAAVTPAPAPEPVPVAPVAAPEPAPVVAEAVVDLPWNDPVEPEAEPEPEPAQQPAVEPVLETTAEQPELPPMPLPTPDSVVPEAPEWAAAPIPEPSVAEVDAATPGVDMDDEPPLDEDYIEPDMDSAYSYLDELAIEHAAEPAPEPEPEPAAAPATGLALQWLELFPKLPISGMTGSIAANCTLIAVDGDHWLMHLDPAHSALFNATQQRRLNDALNQFHGRTLGLTIELIKPEQETPAQAASRRRANRQREAEESIHGDPFIQQMVQQFGAVVRHDTIEPVEALVTQG; encoded by the coding sequence ATGAGTTATCAGGTTCTTGCACGTAAATGGCGTCCGCGCTCGTTCCGCGAAATGGTCGGCCAGACCCATGTGCTCAAAGCTCTGATCAATGCCTTGGACAGCCAGCGGCTGCACCACGCGTACCTGTTCACCGGTACGCGCGGAGTGGGTAAAACCACGATTGCGCGGATTATTGCCAAATGCCTGAACTGTGAGACAGGTATCACTTCCAGCCCGTGCGGCGAGTGCTCGGTGTGCCGTGAAATTGATGAGGGGCGCTTCGTCGACCTGATCGAGATCGACGCCGCGAGCCGCACTAAGGTCGAAGACACCCGCGAATTGCTCGACAACGTGCAGTACGCCCCGAGCCGTGGGCGCTTCAAGGTCTACCTGATCGACGAAGTGCACATGCTTTCCAGCCATTCCTTCAATGCGCTGCTGAAAACCCTCGAAGAGCCGCCTCCTTACGTCAAGTTCATCCTGGCGACGACTGACCCGCAGAAACTTCCGGCAACGATTTTGTCGCGCTGCCTGCAGTTCTCGCTGAAGAACATGACGCCCGAGCGTGTGGTCGAGCATTTGACCCACGTCCTCACTGCCGAAAACGTGCCATTCGAAGACGATGCACTGTGGCTGCTCGGTCGCGCCGCTGACGGTTCGATGCGTGACGCCATGAGCCTGACCGATCAGGCGATTGCCTTCGGTGAAGGCAAGGTTCTGGCTACCGACGTGCGGGCGATGCTCGGCACGCTGGATCACGGTCAGGTCTACGACGTCCTGCATTCGTTGATCGAAGGCGACGCGAAGGCGTTGCTCGAAGCCGTGCGTCATCTGGCCGAGCAGGGCCCGGACTGGAACGGCGTGCTCTCGGAAATTCTCAACGTGCTGCACCGCGTGGCCATCGCTCAGGCGTTGCCGGAAGGCGTCGACAACGGCCATGGCGACCGCGATCGCGTGTTGGCGCTGGCTCAGGCTTTGCCCGCTGAAGACGTGCAGTTTTATTACCAGATGGGCCTGATCGGCCGCCGCGATTTGCCGCTGGCGCCGGACCCGCGTGGTGGCTTCGAGATGGTCCTGCTGCGGATGCTCGCCTTCCGGCCGGCAGATACGGCGGACGCCCCGAGGCAACCGCTAAAGCCAGTGGGGATCAGCCAGGCCACAGTTGATTCCGCAAACTCCGTGGCTGCCGCGTCCAAGCCTGCGCCGGTAGTCGCTGCGGCTGCTGCGCCGGCTCCAGCTCCGGCAGCTGTAACCCCCGCACCGGCTCCTGAGCCTGTGCCGGTTGCTCCTGTTGCCGCACCAGAACCTGCGCCTGTCGTCGCCGAAGCCGTCGTCGATCTGCCGTGGAATGACCCGGTGGAGCCCGAGGCGGAGCCTGAGCCCGAACCCGCGCAGCAACCTGCCGTCGAGCCAGTGCTGGAAACCACCGCCGAGCAACCCGAGTTGCCGCCGATGCCGTTGCCGACCCCGGACAGCGTCGTCCCGGAAGCGCCTGAGTGGGCTGCCGCGCCGATCCCCGAGCCATCGGTCGCCGAGGTCGATGCCGCTACACCAGGCGTGGACATGGACGACGAGCCGCCGCTGGACGAGGACTACATCGAGCCGGACATGGATTCGGCGTACAGCTACCTCGACGAACTGGCCATCGAACACGCCGCCGAACCTGCCCCGGAACCCGAGCCAGAACCGGCTGCGGCACCGGCAACAGGTCTGGCGTTGCAATGGCTGGAGCTGTTCCCGAAACTGCCGATCTCCGGCATGACCGGCAGCATCGCCGCCAACTGCACGCTGATCGCGGTGGATGGCGACCATTGGCTGATGCACCTCGACCCGGCGCACAGCGCACTGTTCAACGCCACGCAGCAGCGGCGTCTGAACGATGCGTTGAACCAGTTCCACGGTCGCACGCTGGGCCTGACCATCGAACTGATCAAGCCCGAGCAGGAAACCCCGGCCCAGGCCGCGTCCCGCCGTCGTGCCAATCGTCAGCGCGAGGCGGAGGAGTCGATCCACGGCGATCCGTTCATCCAGCAGATGGTTCAGCAGTTCGGCGCGGTGGTGCGACACGATACTATTGAACCTGTCGAGGCCCTGGTCACTCAGGGCTAA
- a CDS encoding YbaB/EbfC family nucleoid-associated protein, producing MMKGGMAGLMKQAQQMQEKMAKMQEELANAEVTGKAGGDMVTVVMTGRHDVKSVSIDPSLVEGMSEDDKEMLEAVIASAVNDAVRKIEKNSQDKMGNMTAGMNLPAGMKLPF from the coding sequence ATGATGAAAGGTGGCATGGCCGGCCTGATGAAGCAGGCGCAGCAGATGCAGGAAAAAATGGCCAAGATGCAGGAAGAACTGGCCAACGCCGAAGTCACCGGTAAGGCCGGCGGCGATATGGTCACCGTGGTGATGACCGGTCGTCACGACGTCAAGAGCGTGAGCATCGACCCAAGCCTGGTTGAAGGCATGAGCGAAGACGACAAAGAAATGCTGGAGGCGGTGATCGCTTCCGCCGTCAATGACGCTGTACGCAAGATCGAAAAGAACAGCCAGGACAAAATGGGCAACATGACCGCCGGCATGAACCTGCCAGCTGGTATGAAACTGCCATTCTGA